From a region of the Paenibacillus sp. FSL R10-2734 genome:
- a CDS encoding PadR family transcriptional regulator, with the protein MNTLSYGLLALLSANSLSGYELTQNIKPLWRAGHSQIYPLLMRMEQQGYISYQVIEQSDKPDKKEYSITEAGLEQLRQWVEIPAEPPVLRDELHFKLYSLWLSNPEEARDLLQKRAEFCKSELERYKVLLKGNEALRDERGETRELKASTFGRYLLISKRVLDMESSIKFCEWALEELEPTKK; encoded by the coding sequence ATGAATACACTGTCTTATGGACTTCTTGCTTTACTTAGTGCTAACTCGTTGTCTGGATACGAATTAACACAGAATATCAAGCCACTCTGGCGAGCCGGGCACAGTCAAATCTACCCTCTTCTTATGAGAATGGAGCAGCAAGGTTATATTTCATATCAGGTCATTGAGCAGTCGGATAAGCCTGATAAAAAGGAATACTCCATTACGGAAGCAGGACTTGAGCAATTGCGGCAATGGGTTGAAATCCCTGCAGAACCCCCTGTACTAAGGGACGAACTACATTTCAAGCTTTACAGCTTATGGCTCTCCAATCCTGAGGAGGCAAGGGATCTGCTACAAAAACGTGCGGAGTTTTGTAAAAGCGAGCTAGAACGTTACAAGGTCTTGCTAAAAGGCAACGAAGCCCTGCGTGATGAACGAGGTGAGACTCGTGAATTAAAAGCATCTACTTTTGGACGCTATTTACTCATAAGCAAACGAGTGCTGGATATGGAGAGCTCTATAAAGTTTTGTGAATGGGCGCTTGAAGAGCTTGAGCCAACAAAAAAATAG
- a CDS encoding HAMP domain-containing sensor histidine kinase, translating into MKNNVIGLKLGYVIMSVFLVVLLVLGITIDRMFTGFYYSEMQKEAEELTSHFIGMAESPDSSNEQMMSTFAEFSDVSIFNISKDGSVILHSGMHDRADRSFIHASDVSRIFAGKTVNFEYKDPTGHRYFITGKPISDGHTIQSALYVMSSTENMKQSLASIRNLLLLAGVGAFILALGITGVIALLLSRPLIKMQKATRKIAAGELETRLSIRSNDEIGNLAGAINDLAVDLQRYRDTRQEFLANISHELRTPITYLQGYTKVVKDRLYVTEEERDLYLDIIHEEAHRLEHLVDDLFELAKMEEGKVTLTLDWIDLKHLAEQAVRRVELKAKEKGIHLKIQHHGDSYRIRGDEKRMEQIMMNLLENAIRYTDEGEITVLVDEDKDKDSTLFIVEDTGIGIPKEELPYVFERFYRVEKSRSRQYGGTGLGLSIVKKLVELHGGEIRITSQPGIGTRCEVQLPRLTRAE; encoded by the coding sequence ATGAAGAATAACGTCATTGGACTTAAGCTTGGTTATGTTATAATGTCTGTTTTTTTAGTGGTATTGCTTGTACTTGGGATCACCATAGACCGGATGTTTACCGGCTTTTATTACAGCGAGATGCAAAAAGAGGCCGAGGAGCTAACCTCACACTTTATCGGAATGGCTGAATCGCCAGATAGCTCAAACGAACAGATGATGAGTACTTTTGCAGAGTTTTCTGACGTGAGTATATTTAATATTTCAAAGGATGGCAGTGTTATTCTCCATTCGGGTATGCATGATCGCGCAGATCGCTCATTCATACATGCTTCGGATGTTAGCCGGATTTTCGCCGGGAAAACTGTGAATTTCGAGTATAAAGATCCTACAGGACATAGATATTTCATCACCGGAAAACCAATTTCTGATGGACATACGATTCAATCTGCACTTTATGTAATGTCCTCCACAGAGAACATGAAGCAATCCTTGGCTTCTATCCGTAACCTACTGCTGCTCGCAGGAGTCGGGGCTTTTATATTGGCACTAGGGATCACGGGAGTGATCGCATTGCTTTTGTCCAGACCGCTGATCAAGATGCAAAAGGCGACTCGAAAAATCGCTGCCGGTGAATTAGAAACGAGACTATCTATACGAAGCAACGATGAGATTGGAAATTTGGCAGGGGCTATTAACGACCTTGCTGTAGATCTGCAAAGATACAGAGATACACGTCAAGAATTTCTCGCTAATATCTCACATGAGCTCCGAACACCTATCACATATTTGCAGGGGTATACCAAGGTCGTAAAGGATAGGCTTTATGTGACCGAAGAGGAACGAGATCTGTATTTGGATATTATTCACGAGGAAGCGCACCGGCTCGAGCATTTGGTAGATGATTTATTTGAACTGGCAAAGATGGAGGAAGGTAAAGTCACACTTACGCTGGATTGGATAGATCTTAAGCATTTGGCTGAACAAGCGGTACGCAGAGTTGAACTGAAAGCCAAAGAGAAAGGAATTCATCTGAAGATTCAGCATCATGGAGATTCGTATAGGATTCGTGGCGATGAAAAGCGTATGGAACAGATTATGATGAATCTACTGGAGAATGCGATCCGTTATACGGATGAGGGTGAGATTACTGTCCTTGTGGATGAGGATAAAGATAAGGATTCTACTCTTTTTATTGTAGAGGATACCGGAATAGGTATTCCTAAGGAAGAGTTACCCTATGTTTTTGAGCGATTCTACAGAGTAGAGAAATCACGATCGAGACAATACGGGGGTACAGGTCTTGGACTTTCCATTGTTAAAAAGCTTGTGGAATTACACGGAGGCGAGATCCGAATTACAAGTCAGCCTGGAATTGGAACTCGTTGCGAGGTACAACTCCCTAGGTTAACTAGAGCTGAATAA
- a CDS encoding response regulator transcription factor yields the protein MNKLQVLIVDDEWNMRNLLRIYLIKEGITTKEASTGHEALSMLKQHTFDLVLLDVMMPDMDGWQVCKAVREESSVPILMLTARSETKDKVHGLGIGADDYLTKPFEPEELVARIYSILRRSIHTAAQQPVKNVLTYPELEIYPDAREVHILDTAVEFTLKEFDLLTALAQNAHRVFTREELVERLWGNDYEGENRVIDTHIKNIREKLHRAGLSYNPVQTVWGLGYKFELPGHHV from the coding sequence TTGAATAAACTTCAGGTACTAATCGTAGATGATGAATGGAACATGCGGAATTTATTACGGATATATTTAATAAAGGAAGGAATCACGACCAAAGAAGCATCAACGGGTCATGAGGCATTAAGTATGCTGAAACAACACACCTTTGATCTCGTTCTGCTAGATGTGATGATGCCGGATATGGATGGATGGCAAGTCTGCAAAGCAGTTAGAGAAGAAAGCTCAGTCCCTATTCTAATGCTTACAGCCCGCTCGGAAACCAAGGACAAGGTACATGGTCTCGGCATAGGCGCGGATGACTATCTCACCAAACCCTTCGAGCCGGAAGAATTAGTGGCAAGGATTTATTCTATACTCCGGCGTTCAATTCATACAGCTGCCCAACAGCCTGTGAAAAATGTTCTAACATACCCAGAGCTAGAGATTTACCCAGACGCTCGTGAGGTTCATATTCTGGATACAGCGGTTGAATTTACGCTTAAGGAATTTGATCTGCTGACTGCCTTGGCACAAAATGCTCATCGTGTCTTTACGAGAGAAGAATTAGTCGAGCGATTATGGGGCAATGATTATGAGGGTGAGAACCGTGTCATCGACACACATATTAAGAACATTCGCGAGAAATTACATAGGGCGGGCCTGTCATATAACCCTGTTCAAACGGTATGGGGATTAGGATATAAATTTGAGCTTCCAGGTCATCACGTATGA
- a CDS encoding cell wall-binding repeat-containing protein — translation MKKIIPIVTVTLLLSAVLAGCQSTTNTSSGSDKQAVTSSVDQPWIATKNTTRINTSDPIEAAVIVSQTLWTAQTKNNTPSSVVLTDLSHWQIAAVSADLIHHPNNGPILFTTKDGVPEATLAELKRLNPLGADGNNGVQVVLVGPMASNVEEQLKTLNLKVDRIEGGEPAAVAQAIDTYYAKASGELPKSVIVGSMNSPEYTLPAVNWIAHMPEPLLYVTKDEVPSSTVDALKERGGTAAIYILGPEDVVSTDVEKQLQEYGTVTRIAGKDAYENAIAFATFKDNSNGFGWGITTPGHNLSLLTTDSTMLAIAAAPFSHLGKHAPLIFTEKDGLPDSVMEYMMTLQPKFKDSPAEGPYNHAWLTGNIDGIKERAQSEIDDMLEISPASGGNPHSGH, via the coding sequence GTGAAAAAAATCATACCAATCGTTACGGTCACATTGCTACTAAGTGCAGTGTTAGCTGGCTGTCAATCGACCACTAACACATCATCTGGATCAGACAAACAAGCTGTTACATCGTCAGTAGATCAACCCTGGATAGCAACAAAAAACACTACACGTATTAACACTTCTGACCCTATTGAGGCAGCAGTTATCGTCTCACAAACGTTATGGACTGCACAGACCAAGAATAACACACCTTCAAGTGTAGTCTTGACGGATTTGAGCCATTGGCAAATTGCCGCAGTCAGTGCGGATTTGATTCATCATCCGAATAATGGACCCATTCTATTTACAACTAAAGATGGTGTCCCCGAAGCAACATTAGCAGAGCTTAAGCGATTGAATCCTTTAGGTGCGGACGGAAATAATGGTGTACAGGTCGTACTCGTCGGGCCCATGGCATCCAATGTTGAAGAACAATTAAAGACGCTTAATCTGAAAGTAGACCGAATCGAAGGGGGCGAACCAGCAGCTGTAGCTCAAGCCATTGATACTTATTACGCTAAAGCTTCCGGTGAACTTCCAAAGTCCGTCATTGTCGGTTCTATGAATAGTCCTGAATACACGCTACCTGCAGTGAACTGGATCGCCCATATGCCGGAGCCACTACTCTATGTAACAAAAGATGAAGTTCCAAGCTCCACGGTCGATGCTTTGAAAGAGCGCGGTGGTACAGCTGCGATTTATATTTTAGGACCTGAAGACGTTGTATCCACAGATGTAGAGAAGCAATTACAAGAATATGGAACAGTAACCCGTATAGCTGGAAAAGATGCATATGAGAACGCCATTGCTTTCGCCACCTTCAAGGATAATAGCAACGGATTCGGCTGGGGGATAACCACTCCTGGACATAACCTGTCCTTGTTGACTACGGATTCTACGATGCTTGCTATCGCCGCTGCACCTTTTTCACATTTGGGGAAACACGCGCCACTTATTTTTACGGAAAAAGACGGGTTGCCAGATTCCGTGATGGAATATATGATGACACTTCAGCCTAAATTTAAAGATTCACCAGCGGAAGGACCCTATAATCATGCTTGGTTAACTGGGAACATCGACGGAATAAAAGAGCGTGCGCAAAGCGAAATCGATGATATGCTGGAAATCTCACCTGCTTCTGGAGGGAATCCACATTCTGGTCACTAG
- the msrA gene encoding peptide-methionine (S)-S-oxide reductase MsrA, with protein MEQAMFAGGCFWCMVTPFEELPGIQGIVSGYAGGLTENPTYEEVKTGTTGHYEVVQITFDPALFSYEKLLDLYWPQIDPTDDGGQFQDRGTQYRTAIFYYNEEQRLAALASKEQVAVSGRFSGPVVTEILPAPTFYRAEEYHQDYHHKNPKHYKEDREQSGRDTFIAKHW; from the coding sequence ATGGAACAGGCAATGTTTGCAGGTGGTTGCTTTTGGTGCATGGTTACACCGTTTGAGGAGTTACCAGGCATCCAAGGAATTGTATCAGGATATGCTGGAGGGTTAACTGAGAACCCAACTTACGAAGAAGTCAAAACAGGAACAACAGGACATTACGAAGTAGTGCAAATTACGTTTGATCCGGCGCTTTTTTCGTACGAAAAGCTGCTTGATTTATATTGGCCTCAGATTGATCCCACGGATGATGGTGGACAATTTCAGGATAGAGGAACACAATATCGGACAGCTATCTTTTATTATAACGAAGAACAACGTTTAGCAGCACTTGCCTCGAAAGAGCAGGTTGCTGTCAGTGGCAGATTCTCTGGACCAGTCGTGACGGAAATTCTTCCAGCGCCAACCTTTTATCGAGCAGAAGAGTATCATCAGGACTATCATCACAAAAATCCCAAGCATTACAAAGAGGATCGGGAGCAGTCCGGACGAGATACCTTTATCGCAAAACACTGGTAA
- a CDS encoding aldo/keto reductase — translation MNKNRLGQSDLYVSEIGLGCMSISTDEAKAISIVHEALDQGITFLDTADLYDEGRNEEIIGKAIRHHRGDVILSTKVGNRRIPGQEGWSWDPSKSYIKSAVKDSLRRLQTDYIDLYQLHGGTIDDPIDETIEAFEELKQEGLIRYYGISSIRPNVIREYVKRSNIVSVMSQYSILDRRPEEEILPLLAAHGISLIARGPLAGGILSEKGRNKAEEKYLDYSSEELLKLHDRLMQETSPSRSLAQTALHYPLANPTVAIIIPGASSMEQLKNNVTVAETAPLSSEEIEMIQEMSNANRYTLHV, via the coding sequence ATGAATAAGAATCGCTTGGGTCAGTCCGATTTATATGTAAGTGAAATAGGACTCGGGTGCATGTCCATAAGTACGGATGAGGCAAAGGCCATTTCCATTGTCCATGAGGCGCTCGATCAAGGCATTACCTTTTTAGATACAGCCGATCTGTATGATGAGGGGCGTAATGAAGAGATCATTGGTAAAGCGATTCGCCACCACCGCGGAGATGTAATATTGAGTACAAAAGTAGGTAACCGCAGAATTCCAGGCCAAGAAGGCTGGAGCTGGGATCCGTCGAAATCCTATATTAAATCCGCTGTCAAAGATAGTCTAAGACGCCTTCAAACGGATTATATCGATCTGTATCAGCTACATGGCGGAACGATTGACGATCCAATTGACGAAACCATCGAAGCCTTCGAAGAGCTTAAGCAAGAAGGATTAATCCGATATTATGGGATCTCTTCTATTCGACCTAATGTCATAAGAGAATATGTAAAAAGATCAAACATAGTCAGTGTAATGAGCCAATACAGCATTTTAGATCGACGTCCCGAGGAAGAAATCCTCCCTCTGCTGGCCGCGCATGGGATCAGTCTAATAGCTCGGGGTCCTTTGGCGGGTGGCATCCTTTCGGAGAAAGGCCGCAACAAAGCGGAGGAGAAGTACCTAGATTACAGCAGTGAGGAGCTTCTGAAATTGCATGATCGGCTTATGCAAGAAACCAGTCCTTCTCGTAGCCTAGCACAAACAGCGCTTCATTATCCGTTAGCTAATCCAACTGTGGCGATTATTATCCCAGGAGCGAGTAGCATGGAGCAATTGAAGAACAATGTAACAGTTGCTGAGACAGCCCCGCTATCTTCGGAGGAAATTGAAATGATTCAAGAGATGAGTAATGCGAATCGTTACACACTTCATGTGTAA
- a CDS encoding class I SAM-dependent methyltransferase encodes MSNIIDYYSSFDEWGRLDREPLEFIINLHYIKKYMPSTGKVLDNGAGPGKYAMELAKLGYYVTLSDITPKLVEIAKEKSAELELTQQFDGFHNFNAIDLEGIPDENYDVSLMLGPLYHLQKEEEQILAVKELHRVTKQDGLVFVAFQSRMRMTINSLHSPQQWKPNDNMNTINEFYESGIFNHSDMGRFTGAYYFNIDEIQSFMESNGFESIDLIGSSSIAAMLTAEQQQYCAQQEGKESLINFLISKANDPSILGISSHLLYIGKRK; translated from the coding sequence ATGAGCAATATTATTGATTATTACTCTAGCTTTGACGAGTGGGGTAGGCTGGATAGAGAACCATTAGAGTTCATTATTAATCTGCATTATATCAAGAAATATATGCCATCAACCGGGAAGGTGCTGGATAACGGCGCAGGACCCGGTAAATACGCTATGGAACTAGCTAAGCTCGGATATTATGTAACTCTTTCAGACATAACACCTAAATTAGTTGAAATAGCAAAGGAAAAGTCAGCTGAACTAGAATTAACGCAGCAATTTGACGGGTTTCATAACTTCAATGCGATAGATTTAGAAGGAATACCTGATGAGAACTATGATGTTTCTCTGATGCTCGGTCCTTTATATCATTTGCAGAAAGAAGAGGAACAAATTTTAGCAGTAAAAGAATTACATCGTGTGACAAAACAGGACGGATTGGTATTTGTGGCTTTTCAAAGTCGAATGAGAATGACCATTAATTCCTTACATTCCCCGCAGCAGTGGAAACCGAATGACAATATGAATACCATCAACGAATTCTATGAGAGTGGAATCTTTAATCATAGTGACATGGGCCGATTTACGGGTGCTTATTATTTTAACATTGATGAGATTCAATCTTTCATGGAGAGTAATGGATTTGAGTCGATAGATTTAATTGGTTCATCTAGCATTGCAGCCATGTTAACTGCAGAGCAGCAGCAGTATTGTGCCCAACAAGAGGGGAAGGAGAGCTTGATTAACTTCCTTATATCCAAAGCAAATGATCCCTCGATCTTGGGCATTTCATCACATTTGTTATACATCGGAAAAAGAAAATAA
- a CDS encoding RidA family protein, which produces MVNRISTPFSYSSAVMAGEYVFLGLHRGFGETFAQQIHDTFEQLKKTLLQCNASLDNVVKVNVYLKNIKDLPEMEKVFCDYFETDKFPARMTSTTEFFDADCLMMIDGVAYNPKLN; this is translated from the coding sequence TTGGTAAATCGAATCTCAACACCATTTAGTTATTCATCAGCAGTTATGGCAGGAGAATATGTATTTTTAGGATTGCATAGAGGGTTTGGTGAAACATTCGCTCAACAGATTCATGACACTTTTGAACAACTAAAAAAGACGCTTCTCCAATGCAACGCATCATTGGATAATGTCGTGAAGGTTAACGTGTATCTAAAAAACATAAAGGATTTACCCGAAATGGAAAAGGTGTTTTGTGACTATTTTGAAACAGATAAATTTCCAGCCAGAATGACCTCAACAACTGAGTTTTTTGATGCTGATTGCCTGATGATGATTGATGGAGTAGCCTACAATCCAAAATTGAATTAA
- a CDS encoding methyltransferase domain-containing protein, whose amino-acid sequence MTEFWESSFMEKQTMWGFEPTDAAIATKDFFLETNIKNILVPGIGYGRNAKVFIESGINVTGIEISQTAIDLARQSGLDISIFHGSVTDMPFDNTLYDGIFCHALIHLLNRSEREKFIKDCYNQLKPNGYMIFTTVSKKAPMFGKGALLDKDYYEMDYGVKIFFYDAESITQEFDAYGLVEFSEIDEPHKDMINKPSINFIMVKCKKEL is encoded by the coding sequence ATGACGGAATTCTGGGAATCAAGCTTTATGGAAAAACAAACGATGTGGGGATTTGAACCTACAGACGCTGCAATCGCCACTAAAGACTTTTTTCTTGAAACGAACATTAAAAACATATTGGTCCCTGGTATTGGATATGGTAGAAATGCGAAGGTTTTTATTGAGAGTGGAATAAATGTAACAGGGATTGAGATTTCACAAACAGCGATTGATTTGGCGAGGCAGAGTGGACTTGATATTAGCATTTTTCATGGTTCGGTAACTGATATGCCTTTTGATAACACGCTCTATGACGGTATATTTTGCCATGCTCTTATTCATTTATTGAATCGAAGTGAGAGAGAGAAGTTTATTAAAGATTGCTATAACCAGTTAAAACCAAATGGATATATGATTTTTACAACAGTATCGAAAAAAGCGCCTATGTTTGGAAAAGGTGCGCTATTGGATAAAGATTATTACGAGATGGATTATGGCGTGAAAATATTTTTTTATGATGCTGAATCCATTACACAAGAGTTTGACGCCTATGGACTAGTTGAGTTCTCTGAAATTGACGAGCCTCACAAGGACATGATCAATAAACCCTCAATAAATTTTATAATGGTAAAATGTAAGAAAGAACTATAG
- a CDS encoding Rrf2 family transcriptional regulator, which translates to MKYSQATDYALHAMLYLVTAASDKPVGVQLLAEKLGVSQTYLSKMMTKLVKAGLIQSAPGANGGYRLRRKSEDISFLDIIHAIEGTASLFECSFDHGSECLIQQVVIDAERQMEQYLENKKIADLAKTMKTE; encoded by the coding sequence ATGAAATATTCCCAAGCGACAGACTATGCGCTTCATGCAATGCTTTATCTTGTGACGGCGGCGTCCGATAAGCCCGTAGGCGTTCAATTGCTTGCTGAGAAGCTGGGTGTTTCACAAACCTATCTGTCCAAAATGATGACCAAGCTAGTGAAGGCTGGACTGATTCAATCTGCGCCCGGTGCAAACGGTGGGTACCGTCTCAGACGGAAGTCCGAAGATATCTCTTTTCTGGATATTATCCATGCGATCGAAGGGACTGCTTCATTGTTCGAATGTAGCTTTGATCACGGAAGCGAGTGTCTGATTCAACAGGTAGTGATTGACGCAGAAAGACAGATGGAGCAGTACTTAGAGAACAAGAAAATTGCAGATTTGGCGAAAACAATGAAGACGGAGTAA
- a CDS encoding GNAT family N-acetyltransferase: MKEIINITRLTTIEEAELLDQKFAEQFGWYQRGGYYLKCLEENQTSKRVTLIAYYNDSLAGCCHLLYESKYPFFREDRTPEINDLNIFPEYRKRQIASKLFDELERIAAKTSRFIGLGVGLYKDYGNAQRMYTSRGYILDGRGMMYNNVPVIPGQPIMVDDELLLYLTKDLQNKL, encoded by the coding sequence ATGAAAGAAATTATCAACATAACAAGACTTACCACAATCGAAGAAGCTGAATTACTAGATCAAAAATTCGCTGAACAATTTGGATGGTATCAACGAGGAGGTTATTATCTCAAATGCCTTGAAGAGAACCAAACCAGTAAAAGGGTAACATTAATTGCGTATTACAATGATTCCTTAGCAGGGTGCTGTCATTTACTCTATGAATCAAAATACCCTTTTTTTCGTGAGGATCGTACACCAGAAATTAACGATTTGAATATTTTCCCAGAGTATAGAAAAAGGCAGATTGCAAGCAAATTATTTGATGAACTAGAACGCATTGCGGCTAAGACATCTAGATTTATAGGTTTAGGGGTAGGGCTCTACAAGGATTATGGTAATGCACAAAGAATGTATACTTCTCGTGGTTATATCTTGGACGGCAGAGGGATGATGTATAACAATGTTCCGGTCATACCAGGACAACCAATCATGGTCGATGATGAACTATTACTTTATTTGACTAAAGACTTACAAAACAAATTGTAA
- a CDS encoding DUF817 domain-containing protein, giving the protein MKSITQLLHFGYHQAMSCIFPIAIFGTLALSNVIDLPYIYRYDAILIILLTVQYLMYRTGLETLDEIKVICVFHIIGLLLEIYKIRMGSWSYPEPGLTKIFGVPLYSGFMYASVASYMCQIWRRLKMDMTGWPGLAIAGSLGAAIYLNFFTHHFIPDFRWWLKGLVLIVFWKTWIIYRVRNTTYRMPLTLAFFLVGFFIWLAENIATFFNAWKYPDQNYVWHVVSVSKISSWFLLVIISVIIVAQLKHVKANRKVKE; this is encoded by the coding sequence TTGAAATCAATAACACAGCTTTTGCATTTTGGCTATCATCAGGCGATGAGCTGCATATTTCCTATTGCGATTTTTGGGACTTTAGCTCTCTCTAACGTAATAGACCTGCCTTATATTTACCGATATGATGCCATTCTTATTATATTGCTTACCGTTCAATATCTTATGTACCGTACTGGATTAGAGACACTAGATGAAATTAAAGTAATCTGTGTATTTCACATTATTGGTTTGCTGCTGGAAATTTATAAGATAAGAATGGGGTCATGGTCATACCCTGAGCCTGGGCTTACCAAGATATTTGGAGTACCGCTTTATAGCGGGTTTATGTATGCGAGTGTCGCGAGTTATATGTGTCAAATTTGGCGTAGACTGAAAATGGATATGACCGGCTGGCCGGGACTTGCTATTGCTGGATCGCTCGGGGCAGCCATCTATCTGAACTTTTTCACGCATCACTTTATTCCTGATTTTCGCTGGTGGCTAAAGGGTCTTGTGCTCATTGTTTTTTGGAAAACTTGGATCATATATCGGGTACGAAACACTACTTATCGGATGCCTTTGACACTGGCTTTTTTCTTGGTAGGTTTTTTTATCTGGTTAGCTGAGAATATCGCTACATTCTTTAATGCTTGGAAATATCCTGATCAGAATTATGTATGGCATGTGGTTAGTGTCAGCAAGATCAGTTCGTGGTTCCTTCTGGTCATTATTAGTGTCATTATAGTTGCTCAGCTCAAACATGTTAAAGCTAACCGTAAAGTGAAAGAGTAG
- a CDS encoding helix-turn-helix transcriptional regulator yields MAIITNIDVMLAKRKMSVTELSDKVGITMANLSILKNGKAKAIRLSTLEAICKALECQPGDILEFKIDKNT; encoded by the coding sequence ATGGCGATAATAACCAATATTGACGTGATGCTAGCTAAAAGGAAAATGAGCGTTACAGAGCTTTCGGATAAGGTTGGAATCACGATGGCGAATCTTTCTATATTGAAGAATGGAAAGGCAAAAGCGATTCGATTATCAACATTAGAGGCAATCTGCAAGGCCTTAGAATGTCAGCCAGGAGATATTTTAGAATTCAAAATAGATAAAAACACTTAA
- a CDS encoding DUF2975 domain-containing protein, which produces MKRETLFLKVVVILIGIPVLALCIFWLPTIPNKAAGDYPLYLIYPVLVGVYATAIVYFVALYQALRLLSYIDKNIPFSELSVKALSNIKYCAIIISLLFAIGMPLIYKMAQEADAPGLIVLGLVMTCAPIVIAVFAAVLQKLIKNAIVIKLENDLTV; this is translated from the coding sequence ATGAAACGAGAAACACTCTTTTTAAAGGTAGTTGTTATTCTTATTGGGATTCCGGTTCTAGCTTTGTGTATATTTTGGTTGCCCACGATACCAAATAAAGCAGCAGGAGATTATCCGCTTTATTTGATTTACCCCGTGCTTGTAGGGGTATATGCAACCGCAATAGTATATTTTGTTGCATTATACCAAGCGTTAAGGCTACTGAGCTATATTGACAAGAACATACCTTTCTCAGAATTATCCGTAAAGGCTTTAAGTAATATTAAATACTGTGCAATCATTATCAGTCTCTTATTTGCGATAGGAATGCCACTCATCTATAAAATGGCACAGGAAGCCGATGCACCAGGCCTAATAGTACTCGGACTAGTAATGACTTGTGCTCCAATTGTGATTGCAGTCTTTGCTGCTGTTCTTCAAAAACTCATAAAAAATGCCATAGTAATAAAATTAGAAAATGACTTAACAGTCTGA